The following DNA comes from Acidicapsa ligni.
GCTTGGGTCAGCCGGGACGGGGGCAGCGACTTTACCCGCTGAATTGACACAAGGCGGTCTGAAACTATCGACCATTTATCAGGCAGGAGTACAAGTTACACTGCCTTTACGAAACCGAATCGCGCAGGCGGATGCCGCGCGCGATGCTATCCAACTCAAGCAGGCGCAAGGGCGAACGGAAAAGCTCGCAAACGATATCCGGCAGCAAATCGAGAATTCAGCAACGGCTCTCGAAAGCGCGCAGCAGACTTATGCCGCCGCAGTCGAGAGCGTTAACTATCAACAGCAACTTCTGCAAGCTGAGATCGATAAATTTTCAGTAGGTGAGAGCACCAACTACATGATTATTCAGGACCAGGCTTATTTAGCTCAGGCTCGCTCCACTGAGGTGGCTGCCCGGTCAAATTGGATGAAAGCCCGCTTATCACTCGATCGCGCTCTTGGCGATCTCCTGCAGAAGAGCGGAATCACGTTCGACGAGGCCCTCAGGAACGCTGCGCATTGAACGTCTGCTAATTCGCGTTCGTATTAGTCCGAGCAACGGGAACTACGAACGATAGTAGGCCGCAGGCACGTAGTCGCCATTTAGGCAAATCTGATAGTGGTCAGCCACGTCTGCTGGGCTTAGCCTCGAATTCTCCGAAACATTCGACTTTTCAGCAGAAGCCACAGCATGACAGAGAGTACCAGCCAAACAACAACGGCGGTCGCTATCGCGAGTGCAGGATCATACCGTGGCAGCCCCAATCGGATGGTCACGGCAAATCCAATCAGGCCCACGCAGCCAATTGCCGTTCCGGCAGCGTCGACGCCTGCGGCCATACGACCCCGTTTTGTTCCATCGAACCCAGCTTTACGTTTTTTTTCTCTTTCATGCTTTTCTAGCAAGCTCGCACCTGCCGGGAAAATCGCGGGGAAAGCAAGAAATAGCCCCCCTATACACGGTCCGTATCGCTGAGCAATGAGCCCAGCGCAAACCGTACACAGACCTCCAAACATAAAGCGGAGTGCGTATTCATGCGGTTTTATGTCTTTCAGAGCAGAAAACCTTGTGTTGATCATCGAATCACGGTGCCGATAGAAAAGAAATAGATGCCAAACGCTGCACCCAACCAGACAGGTAAAAGAGCGACCGTTACGGTCAGAGAGTGTGGTTTGAATCGGAGCAAGAGAAAGCTGGATAGGGAAGCATACACAAGGAATGCAATGGCCCCAAAAATCATTGAGCGAGCCTCGATTGCCGCATACTGAACACCCATCTTGGCGATTGTTAAACCAATGGTGGCAAGTGCGATGGAAGGAGCAGCTCCGAATAGCCCCGCGAAGCTTTTGGGCCGCAGCACCTCGCTGATAAGCGCAAAGGATGTCACGACACTGCCGCCGACCAGGAAGCGTATCAGCATTTCGCTCATCTCCCCATCCGCCAGAGCAATCATCACTTCGCCTTCTGAGCCTTTTTAATCAACTCGCTCGCGACGGTTTGTCCTTTGCAGCCAAGCAGGCTGTATTTCTTGCCCTCCAGTCCGTGATAGTTGACGAAGAAGTCCTGAAGTTCCTTCAGAAATTGACTTGGAAGATCTTTGAGCTTACGGATGTTGGTGTACATGTGAGTCGTCTCGGCAACAGCGACGATGCGATCATTCCGGATTTTCTTCTTGCCATCAAGCTGTTCTCCCTCAATGATCCCGATTAGCCGGGCTCGAACCGAGCAACCCGGAAAGACGGGTTCGTCGAGAAGCAGCAGCACGTCGATAGGGTCGCCATCTGGGGCTAATGTCTTTGGCAAAAAACCAAAGTCCCAGGGAAAAGCCATACCCGCCGGAAGCACCTTCTTTAAGGCGAAGATCTTCTGTTCGGGATCGAACGCATATTTGTTACGGCTGCCTTTCGGAGTTTCCACGATGACTTGCAGCATTCCATCCTTACGATCAACCGGTTTCAACTTAGTCGGATCTGCGAGAGATTTTGAGCGCGTCTTTGTCATCCGCTTATGTTAACAGGAGATTAATTTGACGCGATACTGCGGGTATTAAACTCGCCGTGCAAGGAGATTGAGACTTCAAGTCGTCTGCGAGCGATTGCGCGAGAGCTTTCGTAGATGGTCCGTTAGTCGTATCGTCATTCCGACTGAAACCACTCGACTCGAACGGTCAAACTCTCTTGGATGGACATCCTCTTCAGGTGCTGGAAGAGATAGAAAGCTCAAGTTGTCCGCGCTTTTCATGACACATCTAGAGGCGGAATAAGCAACTGATTTGTAGGTCAACCACTCCGCTGCCAACAACATTCAATCGCAAAGAAATATGGACGATCCCAGAAAATGCGCAAATGGAGCAGGAAGTATTTGAATGCTCGACGGGGGGAACCCGAAAGGTGTGTGGCGAACAGAAGAGATCAACATTCAAAGTTGCTAATTCCGTTCTCCTTGAGGAACCTGATCGTCGGCGCCTCAAAGAGAACGATGTTGCCAAAAGCCGTGTTAGGTTGCCAAAAGCCGGGTTAGAAAGATTGGTTCATCTCCAGCAAAGACGTTCTAGATAATTCCCAAGCCACCTGTAACTCCATAGATCTCCCCGGTTATATAGCTACCCTCTTGTGAGGCGAGAAGTACATAGACCGGTGCCAGTTCAACCGGTTGCCCCGGACGCTTGTAGGGAGTATTTTCGCCGAGCTTCTTCAACTTTTTCTTGTCTCCATCTGCTTCCTGTAGGGGCGTCCAAATTGGGCCAGGCGCAATTGCATTGATCCGAATTCCATGCTCTTCCATCAGAGCCTCTTTTAATCCCTTGGTGAAATTAGCTATGGCTGCCTTGGTAATGGCATAGTCAAAAATATAGCCGGAAGGCTCGAAGCCTTGAATACTCGTGGTGTTGATAATGGATGAGCCCGGCTTGAGGTGGGGTACTGCAGCTTTGGTGATCCAGAACATCGAGTAGATGTTCGTTTTCATTAGTGAGTCGAAACGTTCGGTTGTTGTGTCGAGTAGACCGCCAGTTTTCCCCATCTTGCCAGCGTTGTTGACCAGAATGTCGAGTCCACCGAGCCGGTCGACGGCATCTGCCACCAACTGTTCGCAGAAATTCTCTTGAGAAACATCGCCCGGCAGTAATACCGCTTTGCGACCGGCATCACGAATATACTTCGCGACCTCCTCGGCATCCTCTTGCTCTTCCGGCAGGTAGCAGATGGCGACATCCGCACCCTCTCGCGCAAACGCGATTGCGGCTGCGCGACCAATGCCGGAGTCTGCTCCCGTAAGGAGTGCTTTGCGGCTGGCGAGACGGCCCGAACCCTTGTAGGAAAGTTCGCCGCAATCGGGCTTTTCGCTCATCCGGGTTTCGATACCGGGATCGGATTGAATTTCAATACTGGAGGGCGGACCCGGATATTGCGACCGCGGATCCTGCATGGAGATGAGATCAGTTGACATTTGCGCACCTCATTTTTGCTTGATGTAACGTACTTATCACGCAAGAGATCAGATGCAACGCATCCAATAGGGTTGGATTGAAGGTGCAAATGTCGGCGTACACAAGCCGTTAGGACTGATTCAATACTTCTCCTATGCTTTGATGTTCGATTGAACAAACCCCTCTTGGTCTC
Coding sequences within:
- a CDS encoding DUF3147 family protein; protein product: MINTRFSALKDIKPHEYALRFMFGGLCTVCAGLIAQRYGPCIGGLFLAFPAIFPAGASLLEKHEREKKRKAGFDGTKRGRMAAGVDAAGTAIGCVGLIGFAVTIRLGLPRYDPALAIATAVVVWLVLSVMLWLLLKSRMFRRIRG
- a CDS encoding DUF3147 family protein, with product MIALADGEMSEMLIRFLVGGSVVTSFALISEVLRPKSFAGLFGAAPSIALATIGLTIAKMGVQYAAIEARSMIFGAIAFLVYASLSSFLLLRFKPHSLTVTVALLPVWLGAAFGIYFFSIGTVIR
- a CDS encoding inorganic diphosphatase; protein product: MTKTRSKSLADPTKLKPVDRKDGMLQVIVETPKGSRNKYAFDPEQKIFALKKVLPAGMAFPWDFGFLPKTLAPDGDPIDVLLLLDEPVFPGCSVRARLIGIIEGEQLDGKKKIRNDRIVAVAETTHMYTNIRKLKDLPSQFLKELQDFFVNYHGLEGKKYSLLGCKGQTVASELIKKAQKAK
- a CDS encoding SDR family oxidoreductase translates to MSTDLISMQDPRSQYPGPPSSIEIQSDPGIETRMSEKPDCGELSYKGSGRLASRKALLTGADSGIGRAAAIAFAREGADVAICYLPEEQEDAEEVAKYIRDAGRKAVLLPGDVSQENFCEQLVADAVDRLGGLDILVNNAGKMGKTGGLLDTTTERFDSLMKTNIYSMFWITKAAVPHLKPGSSIINTTSIQGFEPSGYIFDYAITKAAIANFTKGLKEALMEEHGIRINAIAPGPIWTPLQEADGDKKKLKKLGENTPYKRPGQPVELAPVYVLLASQEGSYITGEIYGVTGGLGII